The following proteins are encoded in a genomic region of Leptospira ryugenii:
- the coaD gene encoding pantetheine-phosphate adenylyltransferase, with amino-acid sequence MKSIAVYPGSFDPLTNGHLDIIRRAYPLFEKIIIAVAINSRKSSLFTPEERLALIKEVFKGWDKIEFDTFQGLTVDYCKSRGARVILRGLRAVTDFDYEYAISLMNKKLAPEIETFFLMADNEYSFVSSTIVKEVARHGKAVSNQVPDIVNEALLKKFENS; translated from the coding sequence ATGAAATCGATTGCAGTTTATCCTGGTTCTTTTGATCCTTTAACAAATGGTCACCTAGACATCATTCGCAGAGCTTATCCTCTCTTTGAAAAGATCATCATTGCTGTTGCCATTAACTCTCGAAAATCATCTCTCTTCACTCCCGAAGAGAGATTAGCTCTCATCAAAGAAGTATTCAAAGGCTGGGATAAGATAGAATTTGATACATTTCAAGGACTAACAGTGGACTATTGTAAGTCTAGAGGAGCACGTGTCATCCTTAGAGGATTGAGAGCCGTTACCGATTTTGACTATGAATATGCGATATCGCTAATGAACAAAAAATTAGCACCAGAAATTGAGACTTTTTTCCTTATGGCAGACAATGAGTACTCTTTTGTCTCATCTACGATAGTCAAAGAAGTAGCAAGACATGGAAAAGCTGTTTCAAACCAGGTTCCCGATATAGTAAATGAAGCACTTTTGAAAAAATTCGAGAATAGTTGA
- a CDS encoding cation:proton antiporter yields MNTIAYLATLLLFLLVAYFILQLGKTLEPSTILSLNPNQDGLLPEILKKVKHPIALLFLQILIVAAFARILGYVFSRKLKQPNVMGEIVAGIMLGPSLLGYYFPEMMNEIFPPSSLGNLSTFSQVGLILFMFIIGMELDLKVLKSKVHSAILISHASIIFPFGLGMALSYFIYQEFAPQNISFLSFSLFIGISMSITAFPVLARILQERNLTRTPLGAMVLTCAAADDITAWILLAIIVTIAKAGSLGIALFTIGLSIVYILTMIFVVAPFLARLGTIYISRENLTKTAVAMILLILLGSSFTTEVIGIHALFGAFLAGVVMPSEGNLKKLVAEKIEDVAVILFLPVFFVITGLRTQITLLNDGHLWYTLGLVVLIAVIGKFFGSAIAARYSGASWEESLSIGALMNTRGLMELVVLNIGYELGILGPEIFSIFVLMALITTLSTGPVLDLIQNVFTRNTLSSPQKTENKLGIVVAFAQDRMGKVLVRLAYALSGNQKKSLNLTALHISPNDTLSSDELQKYKETSFESITDTAKEIGLNVRLEYRITDNITYEIVNFTKQIDSQILLIGAAKPLFSRSYTGGRIKSILSYSTATVGVLIDQGLENYDRVAIIYNDPSDEILRFSEKIRSLKGLKSTQIRMSDLIQPETDLNPDTISIAKLRPFSLVIIDIRLWEENEFEKLDLLPTSFLLVRFLHT; encoded by the coding sequence ATGAATACTATAGCCTACTTAGCAACTTTGTTACTATTTTTGCTAGTTGCGTATTTCATTTTACAACTAGGTAAAACTCTCGAGCCATCTACTATTTTGAGTCTGAACCCAAACCAAGATGGATTACTTCCTGAAATTTTAAAGAAAGTCAAACATCCCATTGCTTTATTGTTCCTTCAAATTTTGATTGTGGCAGCGTTTGCTAGAATCTTGGGATATGTTTTTTCACGTAAATTAAAGCAACCAAATGTTATGGGAGAGATCGTTGCTGGCATTATGCTTGGGCCTTCTCTTCTCGGCTATTATTTCCCAGAAATGATGAATGAGATTTTTCCACCTTCTAGTTTGGGAAATCTTTCAACATTTAGCCAAGTTGGTCTCATTTTATTTATGTTCATCATTGGGATGGAGTTGGATCTAAAGGTATTAAAGTCAAAAGTACATTCTGCAATTTTGATCAGCCATGCTAGTATCATTTTCCCATTTGGTTTGGGCATGGCTCTCTCATATTTTATTTACCAAGAATTTGCACCGCAAAACATAAGTTTTTTGTCCTTTTCTTTATTCATTGGAATCTCAATGAGCATTACTGCTTTTCCTGTTTTGGCAAGGATACTGCAAGAGAGAAATTTGACTCGTACTCCATTGGGTGCGATGGTACTTACATGTGCGGCAGCCGATGATATAACAGCCTGGATTCTTTTGGCAATCATTGTCACTATCGCAAAGGCAGGTAGCCTTGGAATTGCACTCTTCACAATAGGCCTTTCCATTGTATATATACTTACGATGATTTTTGTGGTAGCTCCCTTTCTTGCAAGGCTCGGTACTATCTATATCTCTCGCGAAAATCTCACCAAAACTGCTGTCGCGATGATTCTTTTGATCCTATTAGGTTCTTCTTTTACCACAGAGGTGATAGGTATACACGCTCTCTTTGGTGCCTTCCTTGCCGGAGTTGTTATGCCTTCTGAAGGCAACCTAAAGAAACTTGTCGCAGAAAAAATAGAAGATGTTGCCGTGATTTTATTTCTTCCTGTCTTTTTCGTCATCACTGGACTTCGAACGCAAATCACCTTGTTAAATGATGGTCATCTTTGGTATACCTTAGGTCTTGTTGTTCTCATCGCCGTAATTGGAAAGTTCTTTGGTAGTGCCATTGCCGCTCGTTATTCCGGTGCCTCTTGGGAGGAGTCTCTCTCGATTGGCGCTTTGATGAACACGAGAGGTTTAATGGAGCTTGTAGTACTCAATATCGGTTATGAGTTGGGGATCCTTGGCCCAGAGATTTTTTCTATCTTTGTATTGATGGCATTGATCACCACATTGTCCACTGGCCCAGTACTCGACCTCATTCAAAATGTTTTTACGCGAAATACTTTATCTTCACCTCAAAAAACGGAAAATAAACTAGGTATCGTCGTAGCTTTTGCCCAGGACCGCATGGGCAAAGTTTTGGTTCGGCTTGCCTATGCCCTTTCGGGAAACCAAAAAAAATCATTAAATTTAACAGCTCTGCATATTTCTCCGAATGATACATTATCCTCCGATGAATTGCAAAAATACAAAGAGACGAGTTTCGAAAGTATAACGGATACTGCAAAAGAAATCGGACTCAACGTACGCTTAGAATATCGCATTACAGATAATATCACCTATGAAATTGTAAATTTTACCAAACAAATCGATTCTCAAATTCTTTTGATTGGTGCTGCGAAACCTCTTTTTTCACGAAGTTATACCGGTGGACGCATCAAAAGCATCCTAAGCTACTCGACTGCCACGGTTGGTGTTTTGATAGATCAGGGCTTAGAAAATTATGATCGAGTGGCCATTATTTATAATGATCCTTCCGATGAAATTCTACGTTTTTCAGAAAAGATTCGGAGTTTAAAAGGACTCAAATCTACCCAAATCCGGATGTCGGATTTGATCCAGCCAGAAACTGACTTAAATCCTGATACGATCTCCATTGCAAAATTAAGGCCTTTCTCCCTCGTGATCATAGATATCAGACTTTGGGAAGAAAATGAGTTTGAAAAGCTTGATTTACTTCCTACCTCATTCCTACTCGTTCGCTTCTTACATACATAA
- a CDS encoding nucleoside-diphosphate kinase, with translation MERTFIMLKPDAVKNKHVGDILQRIEKEGFKILGLKFLTLSLEDAKQFYKVHAARPFYSDLCNYMASGPIVAAALERDNAVAHWREVIGATDPKEAKAGTIRALFAESKEANAVHGSDSVENGLQEIAFFFKGYELN, from the coding sequence ATGGAAAGAACTTTTATTATGCTAAAACCGGACGCTGTTAAAAACAAACACGTCGGAGATATCTTACAAAGAATTGAAAAAGAAGGATTTAAAATCCTAGGACTAAAATTCCTAACTTTGAGTTTGGAAGATGCAAAACAGTTTTACAAAGTACATGCTGCAAGGCCATTTTATTCAGACCTTTGCAATTATATGGCTTCTGGTCCTATCGTTGCTGCAGCATTGGAACGTGACAATGCCGTGGCTCACTGGAGAGAGGTGATCGGGGCCACTGACCCAAAAGAGGCAAAAGCAGGTACCATTCGAGCATTATTTGCTGAGAGCAAAGAAGCAAACGCAGTTCATGGATCTGACTCGGTGGAAAACGGACTCCAGGAAATTGCATTTTTCTTCAAAGGTTACGAACTTAACTAG
- a CDS encoding polyprenyl synthetase family protein, translated as MEEFHRSIEISRKAFDGYFLPKLQSLFSTFGDSRVSEACLYSLEAGGKRIRPSIAINSYAPYLHSVEELIKDKNYEDILLIGASLECLHTYSLIHDDLPSMDNDDLRRGKKTNHIQYDEATAILAGDALNSLGFYLLSLLKQDLRTVKDCFQILHDGVGLPGMISGQMEDLQEEGKAKRSLLAENTDPVDKLLSIHAKKTGALIVSSFLLGNRLRTDFEIRQETVKSYAKEIGLLFQITDDILDVEGESTVIGKTSGKDAKNGKLTYPSVFGLEKAKQLRDESKEKAINLGKQLGETASPFFLGFPEYIAKRKN; from the coding sequence ATGGAAGAGTTTCACCGGTCGATTGAGATTTCCCGAAAGGCTTTCGACGGTTATTTTTTACCTAAACTACAGTCCCTATTCTCTACATTTGGCGACTCAAGAGTTAGTGAGGCTTGCCTCTATAGTTTGGAGGCTGGCGGTAAACGAATCAGACCTTCCATAGCTATAAACAGTTATGCGCCTTATTTACATTCAGTTGAAGAATTAATAAAAGATAAAAATTACGAAGATATTCTTTTGATTGGAGCGAGTCTTGAATGTTTGCATACTTATTCTTTAATCCATGATGATTTACCAAGTATGGACAATGACGATCTGAGACGCGGGAAAAAAACCAATCACATTCAGTATGATGAAGCGACGGCAATCCTTGCTGGAGATGCTCTCAATAGTTTAGGATTTTATCTACTGAGTCTGCTCAAACAAGATTTAAGGACTGTAAAGGATTGTTTCCAAATTTTGCATGATGGTGTGGGTTTACCGGGAATGATTTCTGGGCAAATGGAAGACCTTCAAGAGGAAGGAAAGGCTAAACGCTCTCTGTTAGCTGAGAATACAGATCCTGTAGATAAACTATTATCGATTCATGCAAAAAAGACAGGTGCCCTCATTGTTTCCAGTTTCTTACTTGGAAATAGATTGCGTACTGATTTTGAAATTAGACAAGAAACTGTCAAAAGTTATGCGAAGGAAATAGGTTTGCTCTTCCAAATCACAGATGATATCTTAGATGTGGAAGGTGAATCTACTGTCATAGGAAAGACATCCGGAAAGGATGCTAAGAACGGGAAATTAACATACCCATCTGTTTTTGGATTAGAAAAAGCAAAACAATTGAGAGATGAATCAAAGGAAAAGGCCATCAACCTAGGAAAACAATTAGGTGAAACAGCTAGCCCTTTCTTTCTTGGATTTCCAGAATACATTGCCAAAAGAAAAAACTAG
- a CDS encoding TlyA family RNA methyltransferase: MPKEKTRLDEFLKLSDLIQDKNKIDSLILSGSILVNDRVVTKKGTLIHKGDHVRLRPAIKEYVSRGAFKLLKAFEYFPNLSCSDSICLDLGASTGGFTQVLLEKGAPLVYAIDVGYGQLAQRLANDEKVRVMDRTHIKDLQWKSLDPIAKRYFVTMDLSFISLTQVFPQIERLIRESNSDDWQGVSLVKPQFEVAGHHLESGILTDRRMQLRTVRNVWRKVKWTNPGFVFMGLCESPITGMDGNREFLLRWCWKA; the protein is encoded by the coding sequence TTGCCAAAAGAAAAAACTAGACTCGATGAATTTTTAAAACTCTCTGATTTGATTCAAGATAAGAATAAGATTGACTCTCTGATTCTTTCAGGATCCATATTAGTGAACGATAGAGTGGTTACGAAGAAGGGAACACTAATTCATAAGGGTGACCATGTAAGGCTTAGGCCAGCGATCAAAGAATATGTTTCCAGAGGGGCGTTTAAGCTTTTAAAAGCATTCGAATATTTTCCAAATTTAAGTTGTTCCGATTCGATTTGTTTGGATTTGGGAGCATCAACTGGTGGATTCACCCAAGTCTTATTGGAAAAAGGTGCTCCTTTAGTCTATGCGATTGATGTAGGGTATGGGCAACTTGCTCAGCGATTGGCAAATGATGAAAAGGTAAGAGTAATGGATAGAACTCATATCAAAGACTTGCAATGGAAGTCACTAGACCCAATCGCAAAGCGATATTTTGTGACGATGGACCTGAGCTTTATTTCACTCACCCAAGTATTCCCACAAATTGAGCGTCTCATCCGAGAATCAAATTCCGACGATTGGCAGGGAGTGAGTTTGGTTAAACCTCAATTTGAAGTGGCCGGACATCATCTCGAATCTGGTATTTTGACAGATAGGCGTATGCAACTTAGGACAGTTCGGAATGTTTGGCGGAAAGTAAAATGGACAAACCCAGGTTTCGTATTTATGGGATTATGCGAATCACCAATTACGGGAATGGACGGAAATCGAGAATTTTTGCTTAGATGGTGCTGGAAGGCTTAG
- a CDS encoding response regulator, with translation MPKINVLVVEDEPFLGLNIKQKIESFGHHVIAVVPSGDEAFQIVAEKVPDLILMDINLEGSLDGMETADSLKERFSVPILFLTGNLDESHQKKIKDVPSYRFLPKPFTTEQLRDSISFFLTKPSSTI, from the coding sequence ATGCCGAAAATAAACGTCCTCGTAGTAGAAGACGAACCGTTTCTTGGTTTAAATATTAAGCAAAAAATAGAATCATTTGGTCATCATGTCATCGCTGTTGTTCCGTCAGGTGATGAGGCCTTTCAAATCGTTGCAGAAAAGGTACCTGATTTGATTTTGATGGATATAAATCTAGAAGGTTCTCTGGATGGTATGGAAACAGCGGATTCTTTGAAAGAACGATTCTCAGTCCCCATCCTTTTCCTGACTGGAAATTTAGATGAATCTCACCAAAAAAAAATAAAAGACGTTCCGTCTTATCGGTTTTTACCGAAACCTTTTACTACAGAGCAACTCAGAGATTCCATTTCTTTTTTTCTTACTAAGCCTTCCAGCACCATCTAA
- a CDS encoding alpha/beta fold hydrolase — protein MKSFLYRLLYKVYQFQRCKAMKNMGAEPHFIDLDGISLFYWKFPGNPKDPLVFLHGLLDEGFSMRRIIKEVLSEKREIYVFDLPGYGKSQLPKIKYLFQIDVWADLLLEAITKLHLTQITLVGHSMGGLISQHIVLKSERDLIRKLVLLAPGGIPHPDRERMQRILFPKSERDVTDLLKFLYGAESPEPGLVLRKTLVSIWNGWENLFLQENTIRRETSIFHGAAMKGIQIPTLILAGDQDEITPPDTMKLIHRYIKKSKLIWILGAKHAIHLERPKEIANALIKF, from the coding sequence ATGAAAAGTTTTCTCTATCGTTTACTTTACAAAGTTTACCAATTCCAAAGATGTAAGGCAATGAAAAATATGGGCGCTGAACCTCATTTCATTGATTTGGATGGGATTTCTCTCTTTTATTGGAAATTTCCTGGCAACCCTAAAGATCCTTTGGTCTTTCTCCATGGTCTCTTGGACGAAGGGTTTAGTATGCGCCGCATCATAAAAGAAGTGTTAAGCGAAAAAAGAGAAATATACGTTTTTGATCTTCCTGGATATGGCAAAAGCCAACTTCCAAAAATTAAATATTTGTTTCAGATAGACGTTTGGGCTGATTTACTTTTAGAAGCAATTACAAAGTTGCATTTGACTCAAATAACTTTGGTTGGTCATTCCATGGGAGGGCTGATTTCACAACATATTGTACTCAAATCGGAAAGAGACTTAATTCGGAAATTAGTACTTTTGGCTCCTGGAGGCATTCCTCACCCAGATAGAGAAAGAATGCAAAGAATTCTCTTTCCAAAATCCGAACGAGATGTAACCGATTTGTTAAAATTTTTGTATGGTGCAGAGAGCCCAGAGCCTGGTTTGGTTCTGCGTAAGACACTAGTTAGTATCTGGAATGGCTGGGAAAATCTCTTTTTGCAGGAAAATACAATTAGGCGGGAGACTTCCATTTTCCATGGTGCAGCCATGAAAGGGATTCAGATTCCGACACTAATACTGGCTGGTGACCAAGACGAAATTACCCCACCGGACACAATGAAATTGATCCATCGTTATATTAAAAAAAGTAAGTTAATTTGGATTTTGGGAGCCAAACATGCGATACACCTTGAGCGACCGAAAGAAATTGCAAATGCTCTAATTAAATTTTAA
- a CDS encoding two-component system sensor histidine kinase NtrB, with product MKPKLKAFLEQLFSSSDNAFLLVDSKTFHLHFISPKLVSILHLERSRSESISIFDLLPKPKDEYLAELNFALNNESILCDWEFLRSDRSLIRFNFKLSQLSDPEDNLSYLFFQISDQFLTNSDDQVKIISKENESLRRIIGTMNNGIVIVNEEGIVQDIAPIFKFLLFQFIPIEKGDFIFEFLDKDLITEYKNTLKECLSHMQVKTKHFTYRIFENDYDFDIRFIPIRRSENLQKLIMLIYTDKTEANRLDRQLVESMKFASIGEIAAGLAHEINNPLQSALLNLDELIVVGIEDPSEQKEILKKIEAANLRIRDLVLALLDLGRVESRTRDLVSPYYILVRSSELLEVSCKKKGIEFKRHAGPNLPGIVVRWQEIEQVLINCVVNAINALSEMNPPRQSPKIEIGIDLVKNNKKDWVVFSIEDNGPGMSEEVLDKAFLPLFTTRREKQGTGLGLSISKKIINDHDGDIVIKSRDGLGTKIEIYLPVQLDTYE from the coding sequence ATGAAACCGAAGTTAAAAGCATTTCTTGAACAGTTATTTTCATCATCTGATAATGCTTTCTTACTCGTCGATTCTAAAACATTCCATTTGCATTTTATCAGTCCAAAACTAGTCTCCATCCTGCATTTGGAGCGATCAAGATCAGAATCGATCAGTATATTTGATCTCTTACCAAAACCAAAAGATGAGTATCTTGCAGAATTAAATTTTGCTCTTAACAATGAGAGTATTCTTTGCGATTGGGAATTTCTTAGGAGTGACAGAAGCTTAATAAGATTTAATTTTAAGCTCAGCCAACTATCTGATCCGGAAGATAACTTATCGTATCTCTTCTTCCAAATATCTGATCAATTCTTAACCAATTCAGATGACCAAGTTAAGATTATCTCCAAAGAAAATGAATCTTTGCGAAGAATCATTGGAACAATGAACAATGGCATTGTGATTGTGAATGAAGAAGGAATCGTTCAAGACATAGCACCGATCTTTAAATTTCTACTGTTTCAATTCATCCCGATTGAAAAAGGAGACTTTATCTTTGAATTTTTGGATAAAGATTTAATCACAGAATATAAAAATACTTTGAAAGAATGCCTCTCTCATATGCAAGTAAAAACGAAACATTTCACATATCGGATTTTTGAGAATGATTATGATTTCGATATTCGCTTTATTCCCATCAGACGATCCGAAAACTTACAAAAATTAATAATGTTAATATATACCGACAAAACGGAAGCTAATCGTTTAGATCGTCAACTAGTTGAATCAATGAAATTTGCAAGTATAGGAGAGATAGCTGCAGGCCTTGCGCACGAAATTAACAATCCCTTACAAAGTGCACTTCTCAATTTAGATGAATTAATAGTTGTCGGCATCGAGGATCCGAGTGAACAAAAGGAAATTCTAAAAAAAATCGAAGCAGCCAATTTAAGAATTCGCGATTTGGTTCTCGCGCTATTAGATTTAGGGAGAGTAGAAAGTAGAACTAGAGATTTGGTATCCCCGTACTATATTCTCGTGAGATCAAGTGAGCTCTTGGAGGTAAGTTGCAAAAAAAAGGGTATTGAATTCAAAAGACATGCCGGTCCAAACCTTCCTGGCATTGTCGTTCGATGGCAAGAAATAGAGCAGGTGCTCATTAACTGCGTTGTAAATGCAATCAATGCACTCTCAGAAATGAATCCACCTAGGCAATCGCCTAAGATTGAAATCGGAATCGATCTTGTTAAAAATAATAAAAAAGATTGGGTAGTCTTCTCCATCGAAGACAATGGTCCAGGCATGAGCGAAGAGGTTTTAGATAAGGCATTCTTACCATTGTTTACAACCAGACGTGAAAAACAAGGAACTGGTTTAGGACTCTCCATATCCAAAAAAATAATCAATGACCATGATGGAGATATCGTCATCAAATCAAGAGATGGTCTTGGAACTAAAATCGAAATATATTTACCAGTTCAACTAGATACCTATGAGTAA
- a CDS encoding hybrid sensor histidine kinase/response regulator has product MSKILIIDDEEEIRIALKRILSREGYEIEHCSNVEEGLNLINKEDNFSLVISDILMSGLSGIDLIKHISESQQNLPVILMTGNPNLSSAESAVRYKAFDYLSKPVDRLQLINVVKSAIDSKIKKDVEFERYHQSELMEKVLRSQNLDLNRQNAAIINATSDSVITINSNLEIISINNSTLELFKYPDYNAIIGQKVEVLFSEQKREKYLHQIKLVVKEKKEKKTINLTDVSLIRSDGNSFLTDIAICSYEIDGDIYFTGVIRDVTQKKIMVQQLIDSERRAFLSTVAASIGHEINNSLTAIQGFTEMAIKENADIQLKNRALQVTMNQMQKLQALTANLLLLGKSKSITSKESEFINLNKSITSILDVFKETARLKYCQIIWQEPTDELNIHMNFDQFNVLLTNLLLNAADATENAGTIQILVEPQIHFVLLQIKDDGIGMNDEIKAKIFEPYFTTKELGKGTGLGLFVVKQIIDEHNIDFKIDSVENVGTTFELRFKLAN; this is encoded by the coding sequence ATGAGTAAAATACTGATCATTGATGATGAAGAAGAGATTCGCATTGCCTTGAAACGAATCCTTTCACGCGAAGGCTATGAGATAGAACATTGTAGCAATGTGGAAGAAGGTCTCAATTTAATCAATAAAGAAGATAACTTTTCATTGGTAATTTCTGATATTCTCATGAGTGGTTTAAGTGGGATTGATTTGATCAAACATATATCTGAATCGCAACAAAATTTACCGGTTATTTTGATGACTGGCAATCCTAATTTAAGTTCAGCAGAATCTGCAGTTCGTTACAAAGCATTTGATTATCTTTCAAAGCCTGTAGATAGACTCCAATTGATTAATGTGGTTAAAAGTGCGATCGATTCTAAAATCAAGAAAGATGTAGAATTTGAAAGGTACCACCAATCAGAACTCATGGAAAAGGTTCTGAGATCCCAAAATCTAGATCTCAATCGCCAGAATGCAGCGATTATCAATGCGACCAGCGACTCTGTAATCACCATCAATTCTAATTTGGAAATCATTTCGATCAACAATTCTACCCTGGAGTTATTTAAGTATCCAGATTACAATGCAATTATCGGTCAAAAAGTAGAAGTGTTATTTTCAGAGCAAAAGAGAGAAAAATATCTTCATCAAATAAAACTTGTGGTAAAGGAAAAAAAAGAGAAGAAAACAATTAATTTAACAGATGTGAGTTTAATAAGATCGGACGGCAATTCATTTCTCACAGACATCGCAATTTGTAGTTACGAAATTGATGGAGATATTTACTTCACCGGAGTTATAAGAGATGTTACACAAAAGAAAATTATGGTGCAACAATTGATTGATTCTGAGCGTAGAGCTTTTTTATCTACTGTTGCAGCAAGTATCGGCCATGAAATTAACAATTCGCTCACTGCCATCCAAGGATTTACCGAGATGGCCATTAAAGAGAATGCGGATATCCAACTAAAAAATAGAGCTCTTCAGGTTACAATGAACCAAATGCAAAAATTACAGGCTCTAACTGCAAATTTACTTTTATTGGGAAAATCAAAATCTATCACCTCAAAGGAAAGTGAATTTATAAATTTAAATAAATCCATAACTTCTATTTTAGATGTTTTTAAAGAGACAGCAAGATTGAAATATTGCCAGATTATTTGGCAAGAACCAACAGATGAGTTGAACATTCATATGAATTTTGATCAATTCAATGTTTTACTTACAAATCTTTTGCTTAATGCTGCTGACGCGACTGAAAACGCTGGAACGATACAAATTCTTGTTGAACCTCAAATTCATTTTGTTTTGCTTCAGATCAAAGATGATGGAATAGGAATGAATGATGAGATAAAAGCAAAAATTTTTGAGCCGTACTTTACCACAAAAGAATTAGGTAAAGGAACAGGATTAGGTCTTTTTGTAGTAAAACAAATTATCGATGAACACAATATTGATTTTAAAATTGATTCCGTAGAGAATGTTGGAACAACTTTCGAATTGAGATTTAAATTGGCAAATTAA
- a CDS encoding phosphotransferase gives MTLIIEKIQSSIEAMYQTKIELIPLQEEASTRRYYSFVVNGDRQVLCTDQSLNHDFIQLSEFLSLNNVRVPRVLYSNGDLNFIIQSWEGERDLGTFTLQDYIKTLPHVIDLILKLQKLDPPSFVKTRRFDLDKLGFEIQLTEDKFNVFRQIYGIQTEFNTECKAFLQSTIAYLDQHPVNVFTHRDFHSRNILINDKQEMVLIDFQDARMGVPQYDLASILYDAYYPLSVEIRKELLTYFQKKTIGGSNRFKETFYLQALQRSFKALGTYFRMVVDEKKYKFKPSILSCLEQLEEIIQIGLFSDALYIFVRGLRNEITKNDKFQKNIE, from the coding sequence ATGACTTTAATCATAGAAAAAATCCAATCATCTATAGAAGCAATGTATCAAACAAAGATAGAATTGATACCTTTGCAAGAAGAAGCATCCACAAGACGATACTATTCCTTCGTTGTGAACGGCGATAGGCAAGTCCTATGTACTGACCAAAGTTTAAATCATGACTTTATACAACTTTCAGAATTTCTTTCCCTAAACAATGTCAGAGTTCCAAGAGTATTGTATTCAAATGGTGATTTAAATTTTATCATACAATCTTGGGAAGGCGAAAGAGATTTGGGAACATTCACACTCCAAGACTACATTAAGACTCTTCCCCATGTTATTGATTTGATTTTAAAACTGCAAAAACTTGATCCTCCCTCATTTGTCAAAACACGAAGGTTTGATCTTGATAAACTTGGTTTTGAAATTCAATTAACTGAAGATAAATTCAACGTATTTAGGCAGATTTACGGTATACAAACTGAATTCAATACTGAATGCAAAGCTTTTCTGCAATCCACGATAGCATATTTGGATCAACATCCGGTAAATGTATTTACACATAGAGATTTTCATAGTCGCAACATATTAATTAATGATAAGCAGGAAATGGTGTTGATCGATTTCCAAGACGCACGTATGGGAGTTCCTCAATATGATTTGGCAAGCATTCTTTACGATGCTTACTATCCACTTTCAGTTGAAATAAGAAAGGAATTGCTAACTTATTTTCAAAAAAAGACCATAGGTGGTTCAAATCGATTTAAAGAAACATTTTATCTGCAAGCATTACAAAGATCTTTTAAGGCTTTAGGAACATACTTTCGAATGGTCGTGGACGAGAAAAAGTATAAGTTTAAACCTTCCATATTATCTTGTTTAGAACAATTGGAAGAAATCATTCAAATAGGATTATTTTCAGATGCTCTCTATATTTTTGTGAGAGGATTAAGAAATGAGATCACCAAAAATGATAAATTTCAAAAGAATATAGAATGA
- a CDS encoding NTP transferase domain-containing protein produces MKHHFFFLAAGFGKRMGDLTKYTPKPLLKIDGISFLDYSLFLANQWGAKDSWINVHYLGHKIEQHLKKFRYFPLEISNEEDEILGTAGGIRFALRNTSLSSHLVLFNPDTLLFPTDEFTLRTSLPENSKMHLYLMPTPENSNYTTFSISETGYLKIDEGNFFYIGLALLDPSVLQSLELGKYFDLSPMIKEFSEKGQLTGEQFKGSTLDLGTKELFDRYLNQNVFGHSKEKISQFVADYAID; encoded by the coding sequence ATGAAACATCATTTCTTTTTTTTGGCGGCGGGATTCGGAAAGCGTATGGGTGATCTGACAAAATATACACCCAAACCATTACTCAAAATCGATGGCATCAGTTTTTTAGATTATTCTTTATTTCTAGCAAATCAATGGGGTGCGAAAGATTCTTGGATCAATGTACACTATCTTGGTCATAAAATTGAGCAACATTTAAAAAAATTTCGATATTTTCCTTTAGAGATTTCTAATGAGGAGGATGAAATATTAGGTACGGCAGGTGGTATACGATTTGCATTGAGAAATACTTCGTTATCTTCGCATTTGGTATTATTTAATCCCGATACTCTTCTTTTCCCTACAGATGAATTTACTTTGCGAACGTCATTGCCAGAAAATTCCAAAATGCATTTGTACCTAATGCCCACTCCAGAAAACAGCAATTATACTACATTTTCAATCAGTGAGACTGGCTATTTAAAGATCGATGAAGGTAATTTTTTTTATATTGGTTTAGCATTGCTAGATCCAAGTGTCTTACAGTCCCTTGAACTCGGAAAATATTTCGATTTGTCTCCAATGATAAAAGAATTTTCAGAAAAAGGCCAATTGACTGGCGAACAATTCAAAGGTTCTACATTGGATCTTGGCACGAAAGAGTTATTCGATCGTTATCTAAATCAAAACGTATTTGGACATAGCAAAGAAAAAATTTCTCAATTTGTCGCTGATTATGCAATTGACTAG